The following proteins are co-located in the Aquarana catesbeiana isolate 2022-GZ linkage group LG02, ASM4218655v1, whole genome shotgun sequence genome:
- the LOC141129983 gene encoding uncharacterized protein: MEYIRYKLRMKCCPLNSMSRIGRQPGTGGRRKLLNEQQEQEICNMVFANNAITLRQIRTEILQNNAIFQNVNSISISTIARILKKHQMTMKQIYRVPFERNSDRVKELRYQYVHRIMALEGNETSHILVYVDEAGFNLAKGRRRGRNFIGHRATLDVPGQRGGNITMCAAISENGVATHIPSLGPYNTQKLLIFLDRLHLDLIPENERGLIGPHLPQYIIVWDNVNFHRGPLIRAWFTAHPRMDMVFLPPYSPFLNPIEEFFSAWRWRVYEHRAQDQRSLLHAMDAACEDITGDQCRGWLLHARRFFPRCIAREDIRCDVDENLWPDRQQRVDGQEGEDGGQ, encoded by the exons atggaatacataaggtataaattacgaatgaagtgttgtcctttgaattctatgtctaggattggacgacaacctggcacgggtggccgaagaaaacttctcaatgaacaacaagaacaagagatctgtaacatggtgtttgcaaataatgccatcacattgagacagatccgcactgaaATCCTACAAAacaatgccatattccaaaatgtcaactctataagcatctccacaatagcccgcatattgaagaagcatcagatgacaatgaagcaaatttacagggtaccgtttgagaggaactctgacagagtgaaagagctgcggtaccagtatgtacat agaataatggcattggaaggaaacgagacctctcacatactcgtatatgtggatgaggctggcttcaacctggccaagggccgaagacgtggccgtaattttattggccaccgggccacgctggatgtcccaggccagcgagggggcaatataactatgtgtgctgccatttctgagaatggtgtggccactcacatccccagtcttggcccatacaatacacagaagctcctcatcttcttggaccgccttcatttggatttgatccctgaaaatgagagaggtctcatagggcctcacctaccacaatatataattgtatgggacaatgtgaatttccaccgtggcccgcttatcagggcctggttcactgctcatccaaggatggatatggtgttcctaccaccttactctcctttcctcaatcctattgaggagtttttctctgcttggaggtggagagtgtatgagcatcgggctcaagatcagaggtccctgctccatgcaatggatgctgcctgtgaggatattacaggagatcagtgtaggggatggttgctaCATGCACGCCgcttcttccctcgttgcatcgcaagggaggatatacgctgtgatgttgacgagaatctgtggccagacagacagcagcgtgtggatgggcaggagggtgaggacggtggccagtga